In Mycobacterium gallinarum, a single window of DNA contains:
- a CDS encoding lysophospholipid acyltransferase family protein, with translation MSADSPWLPRATCDASCVAATEAPASQRVIVAWRVAIRATFAFLLLTAVPLLAIPVPGRSHVQRSYCRLMLRCLGVRITVSGGPIRNLQGVLVVSGHVSWVDIFAIGSVLPGRFVAKSEMINWPGLGFLARLMKVIPIDRDNLRRLPDVVSMIAVRLQAGQTVVAFPEGTTWCGVAYGQFRPAMFQAAVDAGRPVQPLRLSYHGRDGQPSTIAAYVGEDTLLASIKRLITAQRTIVRVHVESLQLPGTDRRDLASRCESAVRGDATRAARRGHGHALVA, from the coding sequence ATGAGCGCCGACAGCCCCTGGCTGCCGCGCGCCACGTGCGACGCCAGCTGCGTAGCTGCGACAGAGGCGCCTGCAAGCCAGCGTGTGATCGTCGCGTGGCGCGTCGCGATACGTGCCACGTTCGCGTTCCTGCTTCTGACCGCCGTTCCGCTGCTCGCCATTCCGGTGCCGGGTCGCTCCCATGTGCAGCGAAGCTATTGCCGTCTGATGCTGCGCTGTTTGGGCGTGCGAATCACGGTGTCCGGCGGGCCGATTCGAAACCTGCAGGGCGTGCTGGTGGTCAGCGGCCATGTGTCGTGGGTCGACATCTTCGCGATCGGCTCCGTGCTGCCGGGTCGGTTCGTCGCCAAGTCCGAGATGATCAACTGGCCCGGGCTCGGGTTCCTGGCGCGGCTGATGAAGGTGATCCCGATCGACCGGGATAACCTGCGGCGCCTGCCCGACGTCGTTTCCATGATCGCCGTCCGGTTGCAGGCCGGACAGACGGTCGTCGCCTTTCCCGAGGGCACGACCTGGTGCGGCGTGGCGTACGGCCAGTTCCGGCCTGCGATGTTCCAGGCCGCCGTCGATGCGGGCAGGCCGGTTCAACCGCTGCGGCTGAGCTACCACGGTCGCGACGGCCAGCCGTCGACGATCGCCGCCTACGTCGGTGAAGACACGCTGCTCGCGTCCATCAAACGGCTCATCACCGCACAGCGCACCATCGTGCGGGTGCACGTCGAATCCCTGCAGTTGCCGGGCACCGACCGCCGGGACCTGGCCAGCCGCTGCGAATCGGCCGTGCGTGGGGACGCAACGCGGGCGGCGCGCCGCGGACACGGTCACGCCTTGGTGGCCTGA
- a CDS encoding cysteine desulfurase family protein, with protein MTSPDDPRPSGALPVYLDHAATTPMHPGAIEAMTSVLATVGNASSLHGTGRTARRRMEEARETLAKLLGARPSEVIFTAGGTESDNLAVKGIYWARRDSDPRRRRIITTPVEHHAVLDAVEWLVEHEGADVTWLPVEADGSISPSALRDALRDHDDVALVTVMWANNEVGTIMPIAKLAAIAAEFDIPMHSDAVQAVGQIPVDFAASGLSAMSIAGHKFGGPTGVGALLLRRDTTCVPLLHGGGQERDVRSGTPDVAGAVAMAAAARIAVEGLEANSVRVTELRDRLIDGVLSSIDDVHLNGATGSDRLPGNTHFTFRGCEGDSLLMLLDAKGVECSTGSACTAGVAQPSHVLIAMGADPASARGSLRLSLGHTSTESDVEAALAVLPAAVERARQAALASLGAAD; from the coding sequence ATGACCTCGCCAGATGATCCTCGCCCCAGCGGCGCGCTGCCGGTCTATCTGGATCACGCCGCTACCACCCCGATGCACCCCGGGGCCATCGAGGCGATGACGTCAGTCCTGGCGACCGTCGGTAACGCGTCGTCACTGCACGGCACCGGGCGGACCGCCCGCCGCCGCATGGAGGAGGCCCGCGAGACGCTCGCCAAGCTACTGGGCGCTCGGCCGTCCGAGGTGATCTTCACCGCCGGTGGAACCGAGAGTGACAACCTGGCGGTCAAGGGCATCTACTGGGCGCGGCGAGACAGCGACCCGCGCCGCCGGCGCATCATCACCACTCCGGTTGAGCACCACGCCGTGCTCGACGCCGTCGAGTGGCTCGTCGAACACGAAGGCGCCGACGTGACCTGGCTGCCCGTCGAGGCCGATGGATCGATATCACCGTCGGCGCTGCGGGATGCGTTGCGGGACCACGACGACGTGGCGCTGGTGACGGTCATGTGGGCAAACAACGAAGTCGGCACAATCATGCCGATCGCGAAACTGGCTGCGATCGCTGCCGAATTCGACATCCCGATGCACAGCGACGCCGTTCAGGCGGTGGGTCAGATACCGGTCGACTTTGCTGCTAGCGGACTGTCGGCGATGAGCATCGCCGGGCACAAATTCGGCGGGCCCACCGGCGTGGGGGCCTTGCTGTTGCGCCGCGACACGACCTGTGTGCCGTTGTTGCACGGCGGGGGACAAGAACGCGATGTGCGTTCGGGTACACCGGATGTCGCCGGAGCCGTCGCCATGGCCGCCGCAGCGCGGATCGCGGTAGAAGGCCTGGAAGCCAACAGCGTACGCGTCACCGAACTGCGCGACCGCCTGATCGACGGCGTGCTGTCGAGCATTGACGATGTGCACCTCAATGGTGCGACGGGCAGCGACCGCCTGCCCGGCAACACCCACTTCACATTCCGCGGCTGCGAAGGCGACTCGCTGCTGATGCTGTTGGATGCCAAAGGGGTTGAGTGCTCGACAGGTTCGGCGTGCACCGCCGGAGTCGCCCAACCCTCCCACGTACTGATTGCGATGGGCGCCGACCCCGCCAGCGCTCGCGGTTCACTGCGACTGTCGTTGGGCCACACCAGCACTGAATCCGATGTCGAGGCCGCTCTGGCAGTCCTGCCCGCCGCGGTCGAGCGGGCGCGACAGGCGGCGCTGGCCAGTTTGGGAGCGGCCGACTAG
- the mnmA gene encoding tRNA 2-thiouridine(34) synthase MnmA has product MRVLVAMSGGVDSSVAAARMVDAGHDVVGVHLALSSAPGTLRTGSRGCCSKEDAGDARRVADVLDIPFYVWDFADRFKEDVVDDFVSSYARGETPNPCVRCNERIKFSALAARALALGFDAVATGHYARLSGGRLRRAVDADKDQSYVLAVLTAEQLRHAVFPVGDTPKPQIRREAASRGLAVAEKPDSHDICFIPSGDTRAFLGARIGVRRGTVVDSGGTVLAEHDGVHGFTVGQRKGLGIAGPGADGKPRYVTGIDAETGTVHVGNAADLDVWSLTGERPVFTSGDAPTGPMECQVQVRAHGGVGDGVAELRDGRLAVELRAPIRGVAAGQTMVLYRPDPDGDEVLGSATITR; this is encoded by the coding sequence GTGCGGGTGCTCGTAGCGATGAGCGGCGGCGTGGACTCCTCGGTCGCAGCCGCGAGGATGGTCGACGCCGGACACGACGTGGTGGGCGTGCACCTTGCGCTGTCGTCGGCTCCCGGCACGTTGCGCACCGGATCGCGGGGCTGCTGCTCCAAGGAGGATGCCGGCGACGCCCGACGGGTCGCCGATGTGCTCGATATCCCGTTCTACGTCTGGGATTTCGCAGATCGATTCAAGGAAGACGTGGTCGACGACTTTGTGTCGTCCTACGCGCGTGGTGAGACGCCGAATCCGTGCGTGCGGTGCAATGAGCGAATCAAGTTCTCCGCGTTGGCGGCTCGTGCGCTCGCGCTGGGGTTCGACGCCGTGGCAACGGGTCATTACGCGCGGCTGTCGGGCGGACGGCTGCGTCGCGCCGTCGATGCCGACAAAGACCAGTCCTACGTCTTGGCGGTATTGACCGCCGAGCAGTTGCGCCACGCAGTGTTTCCCGTTGGTGACACCCCCAAGCCGCAGATTCGTCGGGAGGCTGCGAGCCGGGGACTCGCCGTTGCCGAAAAGCCGGACAGCCACGACATCTGCTTCATTCCCTCCGGAGACACGCGCGCATTTCTCGGCGCCCGAATCGGGGTCCGTCGCGGCACAGTCGTCGACTCCGGCGGAACGGTGCTCGCCGAGCACGACGGCGTGCACGGGTTCACCGTCGGCCAGCGCAAGGGCCTCGGCATCGCCGGACCCGGGGCCGACGGAAAGCCGCGATATGTCACCGGTATCGACGCCGAAACCGGCACGGTGCATGTCGGCAACGCCGCGGATCTCGACGTGTGGTCGCTGACCGGTGAACGGCCGGTGTTCACATCGGGCGACGCCCCGACCGGCCCGATGGAATGCCAGGTGCAGGTGCGCGCGCACGGTGGGGTCGGTGACGGCGTCGCCGAACTGCGCGACGGCCGCCTGGCCGTCGAGCTGCGCGCCCCGATTCGAGGCGTTGCAGC
- a CDS encoding GNAT family N-acetyltransferase, with amino-acid sequence MSRASVLIAPDDTDTRAASASETPRYTLLLSTDPALIESAQRLRHAVFTSEPGFALIGDSPEFQAGLDTDGFDEHCDHLLVREDNSGEIVGCYRMLPPPGAIAAGGLYTATEFDVRGLDALRPSLVEMGRAVVREDHRNGGVVLLMWAGILAYLDRCGYDYVAGCVSVPVAGAEYTAPGSQIRGVRDFVRRRHAAPAEYTVYPYRPVTVDGKGLDDIDAPARVSIPALMRGYLRLGAQVCGDPAHDPDFGVGDFPALLDKRRADIRYLRRLRSVGAASAMADGMTS; translated from the coding sequence ATGAGCAGAGCGTCTGTACTCATCGCCCCCGACGACACCGACACCCGCGCGGCATCCGCCTCCGAAACGCCGCGCTACACCTTGTTGCTGTCCACCGACCCCGCGCTCATCGAATCCGCGCAGCGCCTCCGTCACGCCGTGTTCACCTCCGAGCCCGGATTTGCGCTCATCGGAGACAGCCCGGAATTTCAGGCAGGCCTGGACACCGATGGCTTCGACGAGCACTGCGACCATCTGCTGGTTCGCGAGGACAACTCCGGCGAAATCGTCGGCTGTTACCGCATGCTCCCGCCGCCCGGCGCCATCGCCGCCGGAGGCCTTTACACCGCAACCGAATTCGACGTCCGGGGCCTCGATGCGCTGCGGCCCTCACTGGTCGAGATGGGCCGCGCCGTGGTTCGCGAGGATCACCGCAACGGCGGCGTCGTGCTGCTGATGTGGGCAGGCATCCTGGCCTACCTGGACCGCTGTGGCTACGACTACGTGGCCGGCTGCGTATCGGTACCGGTCGCGGGTGCTGAGTACACCGCGCCGGGCAGCCAGATCCGCGGCGTGCGCGATTTCGTCCGCCGCCGCCACGCCGCTCCCGCCGAATACACGGTGTATCCGTACCGGCCGGTGACGGTCGACGGTAAGGGCCTGGACGACATCGATGCGCCCGCGCGGGTGTCCATACCGGCGCTGATGCGCGGCTATCTGCGGCTCGGCGCGCAGGTTTGCGGCGATCCGGCCCACGACCCGGACTTCGGCGTCGGCGACTTCCCGGCCTTGCTGGACAAACGCCGGGCAGATATCCGGTATCTCAGACGCCTGAGATCGGTGGGTGCGGCGAGCGCGATGGCAGACGGGATGACGTCATGA